In one Brassica oleracea var. oleracea cultivar TO1000 chromosome C9, BOL, whole genome shotgun sequence genomic region, the following are encoded:
- the LOC106316126 gene encoding protein DA1-related 3, giving the protein MGCFSCFSPSTTQDDPSEDHYKTVIKISRHEKEDGIVRQKREKAEQVQTERAKEMSLKQFAKEEAKRRLQESKEEGKRKQVDDDDDQVDTEQIEMNEVMEESLKLFQKEEEKRRLEKSNEEGKRKQVEEEGQFKHSKDKEVALPSICNGCKSEIKDGLSVKAFGDLWHPHCLCCLHCHKPIALDKIAKRGKFHKSCYKEHRHPTCCVCQKKIPSTEEGIKYNEHPFWKEKYCPCHDRDGTAKCCSCERLEPRGTNFVMLGDDRWLCLQCIGSSVMDTYECIDLHVEIREFFDGLFLPVDKEFPLLLVEKQALNKAEKEEKIDYQHAVVTRGICLSEEQNVTSVKERPKRGPNNTLINMVTETQMVSGCEVTAILIIYGLPRLLTGYILVHEMMHAYLRLNGYKNLKLELEEGLCQVLGLRWLESHTFPSDDATAASSSSNTPPAAASTLKKGDDWSDFEKKLVEFCIHQIKEDDSPVYGLGFKQVHEIWFSNHYSLKDTLKDIVNASKNAPVSKF; this is encoded by the exons ATGGGGTGTTTCTCCTGCTTCAGTCCATCTACTACACAAGATGATCCATCTGAG GATCATTATAAAACGGTCATCAAAATATCACGGCATGAAAAAGAAGATGGCATCGTACGTCAGAAAAGAGAAAAAGCTGAACAGGTTCAGACTGAGAGAGCAAAAGAAATGAGCTTGAAGCAGTTTGCGAAAGAGGAGGCAAAGAGAAGATTACAAGAGTCAAAGGAGGAAGGAAAAAGAAAGCAAGTGGATGATGATGATGATCAAGTGGATACTGAACAGATTGAGATGAATGAGGTAATGGAAGAAAGCTTGAAGCTGTTTCAGAAAGAGGAGGAAAAGAGAAGACTAGAAAAGTCAAACGAGGAAGGCAAAAGAAAGCAAGTGGAGGAGGAGGGACAATTTAAGCATTCCAAAGACAAAGAAGTTGCTCTTCCCAG CATATGCAATGGTTGCAAATCTGAGATCAAAGATGGACTATCTGTCAAAGCCTTTGGTGATCTTTGGCATCCTCATTGTCTATGTTGCCTTCATTGTCACAAACCAATTGCTCTGGACAAG ATTGCAAAAAGAGGAAAATTTCACAAATCTTGCTACAAGGAGCACCGTCATCCCACCTGCTGTGTCTGCCAAAAGAAG ATTCCTTCAACGGAAGAAGGTATAAAGTACAACGAGCATCCGTTCTGGAAGGAGAAATACTGTCCTTGTCATGATAGGGATGGAACTGCCAAGTGTTGCAGCTGCGAAAGATTAGAG CCTAGGGGAACAAACTTTGTGATGCTTGGTGATGATCGGTGGCTATGCCTACAATGTATTGGATCTTCGGTCATGGATACTTATGAATGCATTGATTTACATGTGGAAATCCGTGAGTTCTTCGACGGCTTGTTCTTGCCAGTTGATAAAGAGTTTCCTCTTCTTCTGGTTGAGAAACAAGCTCTGAATAAAGCTGAAAAGGAAGAGAAGATT GACTATCAACATGCAGTGGTAACAAGAGGTATTTGCCTGTCCGAAGAGCAGAATGTCACAAGT GTCAAAGAAAGGCCGAAGAGGGGACCAAACAACACGCTAATCAACATGGTTACAGAGACTCAAATGGTGAGTGGATGCGAGGTCACTGCAATTCTCATCATATACGGACTTCCTAGGTTACTCACAGGATATATCTTGGTTCACGAGATGATGCATGCTTATCTTAGACTCAACG GTTATAAAAATCTGAAGTTAGAGCTTGAAGAAGGATTATGTCAAGTGTTAGGCCTCAGGTGGTTGGAGTCCCATACATTTCCCTCTGATGATGCCACTGCAGCTTCTTCTTCTTCCAACACCCCTCCTGCAGCTGCAAGCACGTTAAAGAAAGGTGACGACTGGTCTGATTTCGAGAAGAAGCTCGTCGAGTTTTGCATTCATCAGATCAAGGAAGATGATTCACCTGTCTACGGTCTAGGATTTAAACAGGTCCACGAGATTTGGTTCTCAAATCACTACAGCCTTAAGGACACTCTAAAAGACATCGTCAACGCTTCCAAGAATGCACCAGTTTCAAAGTTTTGA
- the LOC106317342 gene encoding calcium uniporter protein 3, mitochondrial-like, translated as MASKKTLARNFFNISKTYSRVTRMRPPTKSGITPVAGDSGIRRRFIHKRALFWPEISPKGGTLMEKLRELSLSNNRIRLDEMLPPPTPENTSPGISQAVTMEDVKKLMRAAEMEMVKTRLREIGQNWVSYSEFVRVCGENNSDPEQGNRVANMLEEGGDVIVLGNFVCLKPEELTNAVAGLIPTHEPTRDAATRQEFEQLEVIKSEIDKRAETMARRELYAGLGLVIAPTIGCFRLTFWELSWDVMEPICYYVSTGYFMAGYAFFLRTSKEPTFGGFFKSRFEKKQKQLIKSLDFDIDRFTKLQKIHRPELTDSAARS; from the exons ATGGCGTCGAAGAAAACTCTAGCTCGTAATTTCTTCAACATCTCCAAAACCTATTCCCGGGTTACCCGAATGCGTCCTCCGACCAAATCCGGCATAACTCCGGTCGCCGGAGATTCTGGAATCCGCCGGAGATTTATTCACAAGAGGGCACTTTTCTGGCCGGAGATATCTCCAAAAGGTGGTACTCTGATGGAGAAACTCAGGGAGCTGAGTTTGTCGAACAATCGGATCCGCCTCGACGAGATGTTACCGCCACCGACGCCGGAGAATACGTCTCCGGGAATTTCTCAGGCGGTTACGATGGAAGACGTGAAGAAGCTAATGAGGGCAGCGGAAATGGAGATGGTGAAAACGAGGCTGAGAGAGATAGGGCAAAACTGGGTTTCCTATTCGGAGTTTGTTCGGGTTTGCGGAGAAAACAATTCGGATCCTGAACAAGGTAACCGGGTCGCGAATATGCTTGAGGAAGGCGGAGACGTCATCGTTTTGGGAAATTTTGTGTGCCTTAAGCCGGAAGAG CTAACAAACGCCGTGGCTGGTCTGATTCCGACACACGAACCCACTCGTGACGCTGCGACAAGACAAGAGTTTGAGCAACTTGAGGTTATAAAATCAGAAATCGACAAAAGAGCCGAAACTATGGCGAGGAGAGAGTTATATGCAGGATTAGGGCTTGTTATAGCCCCAACGATTGGGTGTTTTAGGTTGACGTTTTGGGAACTGTCGTGGGACGTGATGGAGCCCATATGCTATTACGTAAGTACGGGTTATTTCATGGCTGGTTACGCCTTCTTCCTCCGAACCTCGAAGGAACCTACCTTCGGAGGGTTTTTCAAAAGCCGGTTCGAGAAGAAGCAGAAACAGTTGATTAAATCGCTTGATTTCGATATTGACCGGTTTACCAAGCTACAGAAGATACATCGTCCAGAGTTGACTGATTCAGCTGCTCGTTCTTGA